A single window of Leishmania panamensis strain MHOM/PA/94/PSC-1 chromosome 35 sequence DNA harbors:
- a CDS encoding hypothetical protein (TriTrypDB/GeneDB-style sysID: LpmP.35.4060) yields the protein MPRNLYRIPVKQQSNMSAASKATPAPVDDAREENHELASLPSTSVLPIRAKHRGRGRPRTYPSNTSSAHSLHPHLALAEPGSGDHEETPTATALVPAVSNLTSTAAAIVDSATAMNHLEVIEGAETFGAAAAASAELLLQMPLAPLPGSFSSSGTIKAQSLVTTTPVDTVQGEQEAGTISSLPPSHSTTRGVATVPASMAAEKVDCATLGAQPLLPSMAACMAACFGWRLKRCCVGEGAQIMFALQHRTVPVVHVTIESTRGSFMQECGVSGETDDSAIRVNGTLMSLTQCAAYLQELTHALFTLSDISHCGPPTDHVPAEEQRNNEVIGDGGLVPSSTAPTPHLFTPNAEAKFAERRGKKRTRSRSSLPGAHSTASVLRTAELVSGATVLSLAEASATVERGDAEASKEESKPYLLPLKSSNVTLPPAPLTTPLPASLAATDVKVKTEPSLLETSPRISESENDGDTQSLSALAALVAAMECGEPSTSLPRAPPALRTNAGKFSAPPKRDLSSTNKGTASREPRASSTVFAFPTMRQRRTLVFPHIACAAAGLASAITGAHHVPPASPTPPHVALGTATFTMPFAFHHASAAPLSASATPEELDMVSCTNDSKGGYRSVWCDSAGWSTDSSRLWLAHTHAVSRAFACMPVPCYSVPATMKVSEPLGGEGANEQRTSTAASASSLVPLMGSAAAAAFVRMTLRWRWRKRSSMGTAMEDSLRMAIGSGHLRGDALEAGVQALQASEAEQHRYNGVDVDVGEDGSDLGPLCRRTAPDVGQVGHGAVQQQTLSFPACPPRALLPVSGRAIVEAQHRIAEAEEEKGGEEAAQGPRYVACAGGIPFADRIVIDHTYSTRGSYVMAPPVMAEGATATPCRRLMLQRNPQEDLHYHVYKRVMPTDMRLAVEAEETLTIGSGNIAPPPVVDDELSPTYNLRRRFGRGAGDDNEDDEERDDRGDDADEGKAYDSSSASRAAPRAPGATAVADARGGVLSTDIDYVLRYRPSIRRIPMPDVESRYGP from the coding sequence ATGCCGCGCAACCTTTACCGCATTCCCGTGAAGCAGCAGTCCAACATGTCTGCAGCATCGAAGGCTACTCCGGCGCCAGTTGACGACGCCCGCGAAGAGAACCATGAATTGGCGTCATTGCCGTCTACCAGTGTGCTTCCAATCAGAGCCAAACATCGTGGACGCGGACGTCCGCGTACCTATCCCAGCAATACATCCTCTGCGCACTCTCTCCACCCGCACCTTGCGCTAGCGGAGCCCGGGAGTGGCGATCACGAGGAGACACCGACAGCTACAGCGTTGGTGCCCGCTGTATCCAATCTTACTTCTACTGCAGCAGCTATCGTCGACTCCGCAACAGCGATGAACCATCTCGAGGTCATAGAGGGCGCAGAGACTTtcggagcagcggcggcggcttcggctGAACTGCTCTTACAGATGCCGCTTGCACCTCTCCCTGGCTCTTTTTCGTCTAGCGGCACCATCAAAGCACAGTCCCTCGTTACGACTACCCCAGTCGACACTGTGCAAGGAGAGCAAGAAGCGGGCAccatctcttctcttcccccttcacaCTCCACCACGCGGGGGGTAGCCACTGTGCCGGCAAGCATGGCAGCAGAGAAGGTCGACTGTGCGACCTTAGGCGCACAGCCACTCTTGCCTTCCATGGCAGCGTGTATGGCGGCGTGTTTCGGGTGGCGACTCAAAAGGTGCTGTGTCGGCGAGGGGGCTCAGATCATGTTTGccttgcagcaccgcacggTGCCAGTGGTACACGTGACGATCGAAAGCACTAGAGGCTCCTTCATGCAGGAGTGCGGCGTTTCAGGTGAGACCGACGACAGTGCTATTCGTGTCAACGGCACTCTCATGAGTCTCACGCAATGTGCGGCGTATCTGCAGGAGCTGACCCACGCACTCTTCACTTTGTCGGATATCTCGCACTGTGGACCGCCAACGGATCACGTGCCGGCGGAAGAGCAGAGGAATAATGAGGTGATAGGGGATGGAGGGCTGGTACCATCGTCCACCGCGCCGACACCGCATCTGTTTACGCCAAACGCGGAGGCCAAGTTCGCCGAGAGACGAGGCAAGAAGCGGACGCGCAGTCGCTCTTCCTTGCCGGGTGCGCACTCGACCGCATCAGTACTTCGCACAGCTGAGCTTGTCTCCGGCGCCACCGTGTTGAGTCTCGCAGAGGCGTCTGCAACTGTGGAAAGGGGCGATGCGGAGGCGAGCAAGGAGGAGTCGAAGCCATATCTTCTGCCCTTGAAGTCTTCTAACGTGACCCTGCCGCCGGCACCGCTGACGACGCCGCTTCCTGCTTCGCTGGCAGCTACCGACGTCAAGGTCAAAACTGAACCGTCACTCCTCGAGACTTCACCGAGAATAAGCGAGTCGGAGAACGACGGGGACACGCAGTCCTTGAGTGCTTTGGCCGCACTGGTTGCTGCCATGGAATGTGGTGAGCCGTCGACTTCGCTGCCACGGGCTCCTCCTGCCTTGCGCACCAACGCTGGTAAGTTCAGCGCACCGCCAAAACGGGATTTGTCCTCGACAAACAAAGGCACCGCTTCAAGAGAGCCACGTGCCTCCTCTACTGTTTTTGCCTTCCCAACcatgcggcagcggcgcactcTGGTGTTCCCCCACATCGCTTGCGCCGCAGCGGGGTTGGCATCCGCCATAACCGGCGCGCATCATGTGCCCCCAGCCTCTCCAACTCCACCTCACGTAGCGCTCGGGACGGCAACCTTTACGATGCCGTTTGCTTTCCACCACGCGTCTGCTGCGCCCCTCTCTGCAAGTGCCACACCGGAAGAGCTCGATATGGTCAGTTGCACTAACGACAGTAAAGGTGGCTACCGAAGCGTCTGGTGCGACTCGGCTGGTTGGTCGACGGACTCATCGCGGCTCTGGTTggcccacacccacgccgtCAGCCGTGCGTTTGCGTGCATGCCTGTCCCCTGTTACAGCGTTCCAGCGACCATGAAGGTCAGTGAGCCACTCGGCGGTGAGGGTGCTAACGAACAGAGGACCAGCACGGCTGCATCTGCGTCCTCGCTGGTACCGCTGATGGGctcggcagccgctgccgccttcgtACGGATGACGCTTCGGTGGAGATGGCGCAAGCGCTCGTCGATGGGGACGGCAATGGAGGACTCTCTGCGTATGGCTATCGGTTCCGGTCATCTTCGCGGCGACGCCCTCGAGGCCGGTGTGCAGGCGCTTCAAGCGagcgaggcggagcagcaccgGTACAACGGAGTGGACGTCGACGTTGGTGAGGATGGCAGCGACCTTGGACCCTTGTGCCGGAGGACCGCACCGGATGTGGGTCAGGTAGGCCACggagcggtgcagcagcagactcTGTCGTTTCCGGCCTGTCCGCCGCGTGCGTTACTGCCGGTGTCGGGCAGAGCCATCGtcgaggcgcagcaccgcatcgcagaagctgaggaggagaaaggcggagaagaggctgCACAGGGGCCGCGTTATGTCGCGTGCGCTGGTGGCATTCCCTTCGCCGACCGTATAGTGATTGACCACACCTACTCTACTCGCGGCTCGTACGTGATGGCACCACCCGTGATGGCAGAGGGGGCAACAGCAACGCCGTGCCGCCGTTTGATGTTGCAACGGAATCCACAGGAGGACCTGCACTACCACGTTTACAAGCGTGTCATGCCCACCGACATGCGtctggcggtggaggcggaggagacaCTGACGATTGGGTCAGGGAACATTGCGCCACCACCCGTGGTCGATGATGAGTTGTCGCCCACCTACaacctccgccgccgctttggccgcggcgcaggtgacgacaacgaggatgacgaggagagggATGACAGAGGTGATGACGCCGACGAGGGGAAAGCGTACGACTCGTCAAGTGCTTCCCGGGCAGCGCCGAGGGCCCCTGGTGCAACCGCCGTGGCAGACGCCAGGGGAGGCGTCTTATCCACTGACATTGACTACGTTCTACGGTACCGCCCATCGATTCGGCGCATTCCAATGCCGGATGTCGAGTCCCGATACGGACCGTGA
- a CDS encoding hypothetical protein (TriTrypDB/GeneDB-style sysID: LpmP.35.4070), with product MASRERATQARHVMLLSNDAPVLNRCAKEEAHLKHRLAQSTAACALMTQRNHAAAAREERSRELRLQAQFAALLSGTRDIVVPSSSTVDLTDAAERDGGSAAATDRFKSHSTAATGAAVVSSPGLKSSSAVAATGSATPAASLLCALGFPDTYEASGFKSMIHWASVAYDETFLTAYGPRQIREVAQAQAIARAGGSSEAREAQPHRLMTAVACYLLNQVLCADAAVSELWQEKLRQPIFDAIFSSQPIAMGQEPGRAQRGGDVGDAAVVDAIVHRMIGPPSPLSCAATHSSVATSFPPRTNMYTTRDDFASLRLWTEEVTVEHREKVSLCHRIRSLQYAMARRQMAVHLFQRRAHHAELQVVFTVWCTHTKQRRANRTAIELYVVNRHHRYVTETIFLRWRRFTLRAKVEALQQRVLKIAADRECAAREHAAALQELQDQLATERRQHVQKTFERDTLHAQVLDSHALEVDALQLMLQMERVQAAQSSKWATRWERAAKTFRPAKPCPAVPRSMWMIARALLCSEEALAVMILNRSGAAQALLQIPYSVILQTRERLEQLLLMWVNAIMEVSPQASTWVTVEAFMYGHRSHLRGVLLSQKKSSRKVVAPRTGMTTGAAGKDGSTCEFSIYTLICLVRELRRCYIKAGLMESAEGWGTSGGSTVADCYQELTHLLVAQTCGGLYPPLLVHCSSSPLWFTPEGVFGEPASHLAGSKRQQRQQHTAFIWVLASLLVGHIQVMWMSPLGDREAQLGRSSKEGMETLRCKYEADMMKLAQVSFVLQHRAPPAGLGAAPRGTSVVAPNTLLPKKRAVASLVASFSAVAAAAARPEKDATVATEMTLEEMLRERCEVTRGSGCSNSCISVSGKDLLAVAEDSLSDIEAFLGMVPAQVQSLKLRAGANGSEDDYEVDEDVWVNGLLQQLFEVEGAESQLRRNMRLQSSEVIEDDATDGHARSAMTMPASAFGDDEESGGGWKGDDAATGEENARSTYRNLSKSTVALTREQLQLLRSLPGRSYGFDALRPIAIGPAQGASVTGEDLTDSSSTASYTSVAHLYSFLLNTLDDTVARQQWCGLARVVTSLAVRFHVLDDSEDAARQAVALAAVKDEYEELKSSRVVRESPERQTESPPSSSTSRLPPVSVGCSPGVPEAGKARTGAAGAASPARGGRVAVRLVPATLLQQPQPPSFPSTANVVPRRPPGAHSSPSVSIALNTGATPSQRAAEAGVSVVWTPPVHDLRGATATPAQALTATVSSIMLSEELHSRGAYQLNTTQDSLNGSSPVGSSAQGAPSSSPSHCAVPRIGAEAPVLMVPPPSAEVPTPVIPTAAPLPAQKDGRGVRDYAAESPEYIAGITSSGGSAFCPPMAGNAGTTAGTAYEARMHAPVEVLARERGAGLAPPQIPMPASSLSNARDPTPGTSSSLRPDNSCSTAIGSYSIPRQNATLQTPLPPTLRARAPPLLSAPTHALGHPPDPITVQSESSNSLSPLVIRHDPSQQLGSQRRRQYCFRMGP from the coding sequence ATGGCATCGCGGGAGCGCGCTACCCAGGCGCGGCATGTGATGCTGCTGTCCAATGATGCACCGGTGTTGAATCGATgtgccaaggaggaggcgcatcTCAAACATCGCCTCGCTCAGTCGACTGCCGCCTGCGCGCTCATGACGCAGCGAAACCACGCCGCGGCCGCTCGTGAGGAGCGTTCCCGCGAATTGAGGCTGCAGGCGCAGTTCGCAGCGCTTCTCTCCGGCACACGTGATATAGTGGTGCCGTCCTCTTCCACAGTAGACTTGACGGATGCTGCAGAACGTGACGGcggttcagcagcagcgactgatCGGTTTAAGTCTCattccaccgccgccaccggcgctgctgtcgtttcATCGCCAGGGCTGAAATCGAGcagcgctgtggctgccACTGGGAGCGCCACGCCTGCCGCGTCCCTGCTATGTGCGCTGGGGTTTCCTGACACATACGAAGCGAGCGGCTTCAAGTCAATGATTCACTGGGCTTCCGTGGCGTACGATGAAACCTTTCTTACCGCATACGGACCTCGCCAGATTCGCGAAGTGGCCCAAGCTCAAGCGATCGCAAGGGCGGGAGGCTCCTCGGAGGCGCGTGAGGCGCAACCGCACAGGCTCATGACCGCAGTTGCGTGCTACCTGCTCAACCAGGTGCTctgcgccgacgcagcggtgTCGGAGCTGTGGCAGGAGAAGCTTCGCCAGCCGATCTTCGACGCTATATTTAGCTCTCAGCCCATTGCAATGGGGCAAGAGCCGGGTCGTGCGCAACGTGGCGGTGACGTCGGggacgctgccgtggtggaCGCCATTGTGCACAGAATGATTGGtccaccttctcccctctcgtgCGCTGCCACCCATTCATCGGTTGCGACATCGTTTCCACCCCGCACCAACATGTATACCACGCGCGACGACTTTGCGTCACTTCGACTCTGGACAGAGGAAGTGACTGTAGAGCATCGTGAGAAAGTGTCCCTGTGCCATCGCATCCGTAGTCTTCAGTACGCCATGGCACGTCGTCAGATGGCCGTCCACCTCTTCCAGAGGCGCGCACACCACGCAGAGCTACAAGTAGTCTTCACTGTGTGGTGCACCCACACtaagcagcgccgcgcgaATCGAACGGCTATAGAGCTCTACGTGGTGAATCGGCACCACCGCTATGTGACGGAGACAATTTTCCTGCGCTGGCGTCGCTTCACTCTTCGCGCCAAGGTTGAGGCGCTACAGCAGCGCGTGTTGAAAATCGCGGCGGACCGCGAGTGCGCCGCGCGCGagcacgctgccgcgctgcaggagctaCAGGATCAACTGGCCACCGAGCGTCGCCAGCACGTGCAGAAAACCTTTGAGCGAGACACGCTgcacgcgcaggtgctcgACAGTCACGCCTTGGAGGTcgatgcactgcagctgatgcTGCAGATGGAAAgggtgcaggcggcgcagtccAGCAAGTGGGCAACTCGGTGGGAGCGCGCGGCAAAGACATTTCGTCCCGCAAAACCCTGTCCCGCGGTGCCACGCTCCATGTGGATGATTGCCCGTGCCCTGTTATGCTCTGAGGAGGCCTTGGCTGTCATGATACTGAATcgcagcggagctgcgcaagcgctgTTGCAGATACCATACTCGGTGATACTGCAGACGCGGGAGCGGTTGGAGCAGCTACTGTTGATGTGGGTAAATGCGATCATGGAGGTGTCGCCGCAGGCGTCCACGTGGGTCACCGTCGAGGCCTTCATGTACGGCCACAGGTCACACCTGCGCGGTGTCTTGCTCTCGCAGAAGAAATCGTCAAGGAAGGTCGTGGCACCGCGCACTGGCATGACAACCGGTGCAGCGGGAAAAGATGGATCGACGTGCGAGTTCAGCATCTACACACTCATATGCCTCGTGCGAGAGCTGCGCCGATGCTACATAAAGGCCGGACTGATGGAAAGTGCGGAAGGTTGGGGCACGTCTGGCGGCTCCACAGTCGCCGACTGCTACCAGGAGCTCACACATCTTTTGGTAGCCCAGACGTGCGGCGGTCTGTACCCACCACTGCTAGTGCattgctcctcctcgccgctctgGTTTACGCCTGAGGGCGTCTTTGGTGAACCTGCGTCACACCTGGCGGGGTcaaagcggcagcaacggcagcagcacaccgctTTCATCTGGGTGCTCGCCTCGCTTCTCGTGGGGCATATTCAGGTTATGTGGATGTCGCCTCTCGGTGACAGAGAAGCACAGCTGGGCCGGTCGTCAAAGGAGGGCATGGAGACGCTGCGATGTAAGTACGAGGCGGATATGATGAAGCTGGCACAAGTTAGCTTCGtgttgcagcaccgcgcgccgccagctggcttgggcgcagcacctcgagGCACTTCAGTGGTGGCCCCGAACACACTGTTGCCAAAGAAGCGAGCTGTTGCTTCGTTGGTGGCATCCTTCTCGgcggtcgccgccgccgcagcgcgccCCGAGAAGGatgccaccgtcgccacggAGATGACCctggaggagatgctgcgAGAACGCTGCGAGGTGACGCGTGGCAGTGGGTGCAGCAACAGTTGCATCTCCGTGTCTGGAAAGGACTTACTGGCCGTAGCGGAGGATTCCCTGTCCGATATTGAGGCGTTTCTCGGCATGGTGCCTGCTCAGGTGCAGTCGCTCAAGTTAAGGGCGGGCGCGaacggcagcgaggacgaTTATGAGGTCGACGAGGATGTGTGGGTCAACGgactgctccagcagctttTCGAAGTCGAAGGTGCAGAGTCGCAGTTGCGTCGCAACATGCGCCTGCAAAGCAGCGAAGTTATTGAGGACGACGCAACGGATGGCCACGCGCGATCGGCAATGACCATGCCCGCGTCTGCGTTtggcgacgacgaagagAGCGGGGGTGGATGGAAGGGTGATGACGCCGCCACTGGCGAGGAGAATGCTAGGTCCACGTATCGCAATCTTTCCAAGAGTACCGTCGCTCTCACgcgggagcagctgcagctgctgcgctccctTCCGGGTCGCAGCTACGGGTTTGACGCTCTTCGGCCCATCGCCATCGGACCTGCCCAGGGTGCATCAGTGACAGGGGAGGACTTAACAGACAGCTCTAGCACCGCCAGTTACACCTCTGTGGCACATCTCTACTCGTTTCTGCTCAATACACTGGACGACACGGTGgctcggcagcagtggtgtgGGCTGGCGCGCGTCGTGACGTCGCTGGCGGTGCGCTTTCATGTACTTGACGACTCCGAGGACGCCGCGCGACAGGCTGtagcgctggcggcggtgaaggacgagtacgaggagctgaagagcTCGAGAGTGGTACGGGAAAGCCCGGAGCGGCAGACTGAGAGtccgccctcctcttcgactTCTCGACTACCCCCAGTCTCTGTAGGATGCTCTCCTGGAGTGCCGGAGGCGGGGAAAGCCCGTACCGGCGCCGCAGGCGCGGCAAGCCCAGCTAGAGGTGGCAGAGTTGCCGTGCGGCTTGTACCTGCGACGCTACTACAGCAGCCCCAACCGCCATCTTTTCCATCAACAGCTAACGTGGTGCCGCGGCGTCCGCCAGGAGCGCACAGCTCCCCATCCGTGAGCATCGCATTGAACACAGGAGCGACGCCATCAcagagagcggcagaggcTGGAGTGTCGGTCGTCTGGACACCTCCAGTGCACGACCTGCGAGGCGCCACCGCGACCCCGGCACAGGCGTTGACTGCGACTGTCTCTTCTATCATGCTCAGCGAGGAATTGCACAGCCGTGGAGCCTACCAACTGAACACCACCCAGGATAGCCTCAACGGTAGCTCGCCGGTAGGTTCCTCTGCGCAAGGTGCTCCCTCATCTAGTCCAAGTCACTGTGCTGTTCCGCGGATCGGTGCTGAGGCACCGGTGCTgatggtgccgccgccgtctgcaGAGGTGCCCACGCCAGTAATACCCACCGCAGCCCCATTACCTGCACAGAAAGATGGACGTGGTGTGAGGGATTACGCCGCGGAATCGCCCGAGTACATTGCAGGAATCACGTCAAGTGGTGGTAGCGCCTTTTGTCCGCCCATGGCAGGGAACGCGGGCACCACAGCCGGTACCGCCTACGAAGCCCGAATGCATGCCCCCGTCGAGGTGCTTGCGCGCGAACGAGGTGCTGGGCTTGCACCACCGCAGATCCCTATGCCCGCATCGTCTTTGTCCAATGCCCGCGACCCCACACccggcacctcctcctcgctacGTCCAGACAACTCCTGCTCGACTGCCATAGGCAGTTATAGTATCCCACGACAAAATGCCACCCTGCAGACCCCGCTACCTCCGACTCTCCGGGCACGGGCTCCACCTCTTCTATCGGCACCGACCCATGCCTTGGGGCATCCTCCAGACCCCATCACCGTGCAGTCAGAGTCGTCAAACTCGCTTAGCCCACTCGTCATTCGCCACGATCCGTCGCAGCAGTTGGGATCACAGAGGAGACGCCAATACTGCTTCCGTATGGGGCCTTGA